A genomic segment from Maridesulfovibrio ferrireducens encodes:
- a CDS encoding FliH/SctL family protein produces the protein MSLSNTEAENKFYTGRVIMGLDSNNNAQEMTIQDMEGKKKPTWDKDTDLEYFERVKAKAQDMAKGLITKAMAEAEQLKADAKIEGYAEGKTQAATEAEKHMIGFSQKLGQTLAAIQEQSQAVIATQSADVISLVMMVIEKTLGVEMEERRQEILASLLDEALSHIDSQTMLTVKVSPADQQLIAQLLEQAQADYPGLAKWRTKADPAIDNGGVILEAEDAMIDNTITSRWDGVQEILEQLAATAGENNG, from the coding sequence ATGTCTTTGTCTAACACCGAAGCTGAAAATAAATTCTACACCGGTAGAGTCATCATGGGCCTTGATTCGAATAACAATGCCCAGGAAATGACTATTCAGGATATGGAAGGTAAAAAGAAGCCTACGTGGGATAAAGACACCGATCTGGAATATTTTGAAAGGGTTAAAGCAAAAGCTCAGGACATGGCTAAAGGTCTCATAACTAAAGCCATGGCTGAAGCTGAACAACTTAAAGCCGATGCCAAGATTGAAGGATATGCCGAAGGAAAAACTCAGGCTGCAACGGAAGCTGAAAAACACATGATCGGTTTCAGCCAGAAACTAGGGCAGACTTTGGCCGCAATTCAAGAGCAGTCACAGGCTGTAATTGCAACTCAATCCGCTGATGTAATCTCTCTGGTTATGATGGTTATAGAAAAAACACTAGGAGTGGAAATGGAAGAACGCAGGCAGGAAATTCTCGCCTCGCTTCTGGATGAAGCTCTATCTCATATTGATTCGCAAACCATGCTCACGGTAAAAGTTTCACCTGCGGATCAGCAACTTATAGCTCAGCTTCTGGAGCAGGCTCAGGCTGATTACCCAGGCCTTGCTAAGTGGCGGACCAAAGCAGACCCTGCAATTGACAACGGCGGAGTTATCCTTGAAGCCGAAGATGCCATGATCGATAACACGATCACTTCCCGCTGGGATGGCGTACAGGAAATACTGGAACAACTTGCCGCAACAGCCGGAGAGAACAATGGCTGA
- a CDS encoding lipopolysaccharide assembly protein LapB codes for MSHLDYEINKELGECYLFMGELDKAEDYYKKAAGSNGVHPDPYIGLATIAIQRGEYDSAMALYKKAHSVEVTDKSFAGMGLILMETAKKNEAFESFSDALKINPSNMVALFGIIRIGHEAEIVDQAVPFLENFLAIEPEKHEVRYSLAGCFICMDKKAEAVEQLEMILEMDPANAAAKELLEQI; via the coding sequence ATGAGTCATTTAGATTATGAAATTAACAAGGAACTCGGTGAGTGTTATCTGTTTATGGGTGAACTGGATAAAGCTGAAGATTACTACAAGAAGGCTGCCGGATCTAACGGTGTGCATCCCGATCCTTATATCGGGCTTGCTACCATCGCGATTCAACGCGGTGAGTATGATTCTGCCATGGCTCTTTACAAGAAGGCACATTCTGTAGAAGTTACTGATAAGAGCTTCGCAGGAATGGGACTCATTCTGATGGAAACCGCCAAAAAGAATGAAGCCTTTGAAAGTTTTTCCGATGCCTTGAAGATTAATCCGAGCAACATGGTTGCACTTTTCGGTATAATCAGAATCGGACACGAAGCTGAAATTGTTGATCAGGCAGTTCCATTTTTGGAAAATTTCCTAGCCATTGAACCTGAAAAGCACGAAGTCCGTTATTCTTTAGCCGGTTGTTTCATTTGCATGGACAAGAAAGCTGAAGCTGTAGAACAACTCGAAATGATCCTTGAAATGGATCCCGCAAATGCTGCGGCAAAGGAACTGCTCGAGCAGATTTAA
- a CDS encoding IMP cyclohydrolase has product MDMLPIKRGVLSVTDKSGLAAFASDLAGFGVELISTGGTRKALKDAGLTVKSVSDVTGFPEIMGGRVKTLHPNVHGGVLADKDNPEHMSTLDEHGIKTIDMVCVNLYNFAKAVSEGQDLRSAVEQIDIGGPTMLRAAAKNFHSVLVVPSPVHYPRILKEMKNNDGKISLALRKELAAETFALVSEYDSMIAKYLAEHDA; this is encoded by the coding sequence ATGGATATGTTGCCTATAAAGCGCGGTGTTCTCAGTGTTACTGATAAATCCGGACTCGCTGCATTTGCGTCTGATTTGGCTGGTTTCGGTGTAGAACTTATAAGCACCGGTGGAACCAGAAAAGCTCTTAAAGATGCAGGTCTTACTGTTAAGTCAGTAAGCGACGTTACCGGTTTCCCTGAAATAATGGGCGGACGTGTCAAAACTTTGCACCCTAATGTGCATGGTGGAGTGCTCGCGGATAAGGATAACCCTGAACACATGTCGACTCTTGATGAACATGGAATCAAGACGATCGATATGGTTTGTGTAAACTTGTATAATTTTGCCAAGGCTGTCAGCGAAGGGCAGGATCTCAGGAGCGCTGTTGAGCAAATCGACATCGGTGGTCCTACTATGCTTCGTGCTGCCGCAAAGAATTTTCATTCCGTTCTGGTTGTCCCCAGTCCTGTACATTATCCCCGTATTCTGAAAGAAATGAAGAATAATGACGGCAAGATCTCTCTAGCACTTAGAAAAGAACTTGCCGCAGAAACTTTTGCGCTTGTTTCAGAGTACGATTCCATGATAGCCAAGTATTTGGCAGAACACGACGCGTAA
- a CDS encoding transporter substrate-binding domain-containing protein has product MNIHSKITFLIIATLFFIPQNALLASAAQLTISHSASMPPLSFLDEKGNPQGIIIDIWKLWSEETGIDVVFKLSNWNQALTSVTNGDTDVHGGLFYTKERAEKLHFSDKFFNFSGGLFVSKKLTDFKIDNLDNLNCGVIKEGFSKKFMEDNFPYVSLVIYDSCSNQRPDSSIYRRFSSRHV; this is encoded by the coding sequence GTGAATATTCATTCTAAAATAACATTTCTCATAATTGCTACACTATTTTTTATACCGCAAAACGCTCTGCTCGCCTCAGCAGCCCAGCTTACAATCTCCCATTCTGCCTCAATGCCTCCACTTTCTTTTCTCGATGAAAAAGGAAACCCTCAAGGAATAATCATAGATATATGGAAACTATGGTCTGAAGAAACTGGAATTGATGTTGTTTTTAAACTTAGCAACTGGAATCAAGCTCTCACTTCAGTGACAAATGGAGATACTGATGTACATGGAGGGCTCTTCTACACAAAAGAACGGGCAGAAAAGCTGCACTTCAGCGATAAATTCTTTAATTTTAGCGGAGGATTATTCGTCTCAAAAAAACTTACCGACTTCAAAATCGACAATCTTGATAACTTGAACTGCGGGGTAATAAAAGAAGGTTTTTCAAAGAAATTTATGGAGGATAATTTCCCATACGTATCACTCGTCATTTATGACTCATGCAGCAACCAAAGACCGGATTCAAGCATTTATCGCAGATTTTCCAGTCGCCATGTATAA
- the flgC gene encoding flagellar basal body rod protein FlgC, protein MNFMTALELGASGLKAQREYLNVVSMNMANSRTTRTADGGPYRRKSVAMESTPLLSPFDTAMNSEMNQQLRGVTVRGIVSDTRPFKEVFEPNHPDADAKGIVRYPDINVVEEMVNMITVSRSYEANAQSVDAAKKMFNRALRIGQG, encoded by the coding sequence ATGAACTTCATGACAGCACTTGAATTGGGAGCCTCCGGGCTCAAGGCGCAGAGAGAGTATCTTAACGTCGTATCAATGAATATGGCGAACTCCAGAACAACGCGCACCGCAGATGGCGGACCTTACCGCCGTAAAAGTGTTGCCATGGAATCCACTCCCCTGCTCTCTCCTTTTGACACAGCAATGAACAGTGAAATGAATCAGCAGCTACGCGGCGTAACAGTCAGAGGTATCGTCTCCGACACCCGCCCATTTAAAGAAGTATTTGAACCTAACCACCCGGATGCCGATGCCAAGGGCATAGTCAGATACCCTGACATCAACGTGGTGGAAGAAATGGTTAACATGATCACAGTCAGCAGATCGTACGAAGCTAACGCACAGTCCGTAGACGCTGCCAAAAAAATGTTCAACCGCGCTCTTAGAATTGGTCAGGGCTGA
- the fliE gene encoding flagellar hook-basal body complex protein FliE, with product MSIKNVAMQAYSNALQTQNKFDKKFDSVMKLGKPEENSFTETLKTSLTSVNDLQTQKKSMIEDFASGKNQNVHELMISLQKAGLAMSMTSTVRSKVMTAYQEVLKMPF from the coding sequence ATGTCCATTAAAAACGTAGCAATGCAAGCTTACTCCAACGCACTTCAGACCCAGAACAAATTTGATAAAAAGTTCGACTCGGTCATGAAGCTTGGCAAACCTGAAGAAAACTCCTTCACCGAAACGCTTAAAACCTCTTTGACTTCTGTTAATGACCTGCAGACTCAAAAGAAATCTATGATCGAAGATTTTGCTTCAGGAAAAAATCAGAATGTTCACGAACTGATGATATCACTCCAGAAAGCCGGATTGGCTATGAGTATGACCAGCACTGTCCGCAGCAAAGTGATGACGGCTTATCAGGAAGTCCTCAAAATGCCTTTCTAG
- the fliG gene encoding flagellar motor switch protein FliG — translation MSTPFTGNQKTAIVLLALGDKFTAESFKRMNRMEIAEVSRAMLDMDSVPKEQVLEVLKEFNETLAYGAELLMGGADQVRRLLSKSLDEETAKYILDKLDLESGPAPFQELQNVSPKILAQILRNEHPQTLALIIGHLHPEKAADLVSSLPGGVRAEVLMRLAKLEAVAEEMLMEVDRVLQSQLIAMGGKEGKKVGGIPAVAEILNAVDRATEEEVLSEIEEESTQMAEEIRNLMFVFEDIKGLDDRAIRELLKEVSNEELTTALKGASDDLQELIFKNMSERASNMIREDLEIMGPVKLSDVESAQQNIVKSIRRLEDEGRIMISRGSGDVFV, via the coding sequence TTGTCGACCCCATTCACTGGGAATCAAAAAACAGCCATAGTACTTCTTGCCCTCGGGGATAAGTTTACGGCTGAGTCATTCAAGCGCATGAACCGCATGGAAATAGCCGAAGTTTCAAGAGCTATGCTTGATATGGACTCAGTCCCCAAGGAACAAGTCCTTGAAGTACTAAAAGAGTTCAATGAAACTCTGGCTTACGGCGCAGAACTTCTTATGGGTGGAGCTGATCAGGTCAGAAGACTTCTCAGCAAATCTCTTGATGAAGAAACCGCTAAATACATTCTGGATAAGCTCGACCTCGAAAGCGGTCCAGCTCCATTCCAGGAATTACAAAATGTAAGTCCGAAAATTCTTGCTCAGATTCTCAGGAATGAACATCCTCAGACACTAGCTTTAATTATTGGACATCTACACCCCGAAAAAGCAGCGGATTTAGTTTCCAGTCTGCCGGGAGGTGTCAGAGCCGAAGTCCTCATGAGACTTGCTAAACTTGAAGCCGTTGCAGAAGAAATGCTCATGGAAGTTGATAGAGTTCTTCAAAGTCAGCTCATAGCCATGGGTGGTAAAGAAGGTAAAAAGGTGGGAGGAATCCCTGCTGTAGCAGAAATTCTCAACGCCGTAGACCGTGCAACAGAAGAAGAAGTTCTTTCGGAAATCGAAGAAGAATCCACACAGATGGCAGAAGAAATTCGAAACCTTATGTTCGTTTTCGAAGACATCAAGGGACTCGACGACAGAGCAATCCGCGAACTTCTCAAGGAAGTTTCCAACGAAGAACTCACCACAGCACTCAAAGGTGCTTCTGATGATCTTCAGGAACTTATCTTCAAGAATATGTCTGAACGTGCTTCCAACATGATCCGTGAAGATCTCGAAATCATGGGGCCGGTAAAGCTCTCAGATGTAGAATCAGCACAACAGAATATCGTCAAAAGCATCCGTCGTTTAGAAGACGAAGGACGCATAATGATAAGCAGAGGATCCGGAGATGTCTTTGTCTAA
- a CDS encoding FliI/YscN family ATPase, producing MADMKGCTELLSSIDPCRTYGKITKIVGLIAEGKGIKAPLGSVCHLMPGEDSVEPIPAEVVGFRDGACLFMPYGELHGIGPGCLIKSASAPPHIPVGMNLLGRAVDAFGQPIDGKGPIIPESFNPLHRDPPNPLERPRINEPLDVGVKAINSLLTLGKGQRVGIMAGSGVGKSTLLGMIARYTVADINVIALVGERGREVVEFMERDLGPEGMARSVLVIATSDKSPLLRMRAAYTATAIAEYFRDKQNDVILMMDSVTRFAMAGREVGLAAGEPPTRGGYTPSVFAQLPKLLERAGKSQLGSITGIYTVLVDGDDFTEPIADATRSILDGHIVLTRELADQGHYPCIDVLKSVSRVRGDITQNDVITAGRQVLRQLATFNKVEDMVNIGAYQTGANPEIDTAIKMVPAINLFLQQLVSEKQTLEESFNALLTLNAAGQAK from the coding sequence ATGGCTGACATGAAAGGTTGCACCGAGCTGCTCTCATCCATTGACCCTTGCCGCACTTACGGCAAAATAACCAAGATTGTCGGTCTAATTGCAGAAGGTAAAGGAATCAAGGCTCCTCTTGGTTCAGTGTGCCACCTTATGCCTGGAGAAGATTCTGTAGAACCAATTCCTGCTGAAGTTGTAGGGTTTCGTGACGGAGCTTGTTTGTTCATGCCCTACGGAGAACTTCATGGAATCGGCCCGGGATGTCTCATCAAAAGCGCAAGTGCTCCGCCTCACATTCCTGTCGGGATGAATCTGCTGGGAAGAGCCGTTGACGCATTCGGACAGCCGATTGACGGGAAAGGACCTATTATCCCCGAAAGCTTTAATCCTCTTCACCGTGATCCACCTAATCCCCTTGAACGACCGCGCATCAATGAACCTCTTGATGTCGGTGTCAAAGCTATAAACAGCTTGCTGACACTCGGAAAAGGTCAACGAGTCGGCATCATGGCAGGTTCAGGTGTCGGAAAATCGACACTGCTCGGCATGATCGCAAGATACACTGTGGCAGACATCAATGTCATAGCTCTTGTCGGCGAACGTGGTCGAGAAGTTGTGGAATTCATGGAACGGGACCTAGGCCCTGAAGGCATGGCCCGCTCAGTCCTTGTTATCGCTACATCTGACAAAAGTCCCCTGTTACGCATGAGAGCGGCCTACACTGCCACCGCTATAGCTGAATATTTCCGGGATAAACAAAATGATGTCATCCTGATGATGGATTCTGTAACACGTTTCGCAATGGCTGGACGTGAAGTGGGACTTGCCGCAGGCGAACCGCCTACCCGCGGAGGATACACTCCTTCAGTTTTTGCACAGCTCCCAAAACTTCTTGAAAGAGCAGGTAAAAGCCAGCTTGGCTCCATAACAGGTATTTATACTGTTCTTGTCGACGGAGACGATTTCACGGAACCTATCGCAGATGCAACCCGCTCAATTCTTGACGGACACATAGTTCTCACTCGTGAACTGGCCGATCAGGGCCACTATCCATGCATCGATGTATTAAAGAGTGTAAGTCGAGTAAGAGGCGATATTACTCAAAACGACGTGATTACTGCCGGTAGGCAAGTTCTCAGACAACTTGCGACCTTCAACAAAGTTGAAGACATGGTTAATATCGGAGCCTATCAAACCGGAGCAAATCCAGAAATTGATACAGCCATTAAAATGGTTCCGGCTATAAACCTGTTTTTACAGCAGTTGGTTAGCGAGAAACAAACTCTTGAAGAAAGCTTTAATGCTCTTCTTACTTTGAATGCTGCCGGTCAGGCTAAATAA
- the flgB gene encoding flagellar basal body rod protein FlgB codes for MKGLFEGNVALTGKVLDLRLQRQNLVASNLANVNTPGYKAKTLEFEDSLQKAIGKDARGKMTKTSKMHIPATFDANKFSGRTLSNFEPRVIHGENPVDIDKEMVTMAKNTLAYNALTQIVSKSFQGMQKIIQDGAR; via the coding sequence ATGAAAGGACTTTTCGAAGGTAACGTAGCTTTGACAGGTAAGGTTTTGGACTTAAGACTCCAGCGTCAAAATCTTGTCGCATCCAACCTCGCAAACGTTAACACCCCTGGTTACAAAGCGAAGACACTGGAATTTGAAGACAGCCTCCAAAAAGCTATCGGTAAAGACGCCAGAGGCAAAATGACCAAAACCAGTAAAATGCATATTCCTGCCACTTTTGATGCGAACAAATTCAGCGGCAGAACTCTTTCAAATTTTGAACCCAGAGTTATCCACGGTGAAAATCCCGTAGACATTGATAAAGAAATGGTAACCATGGCCAAAAATACTTTAGCCTACAATGCCTTGACTCAGATAGTCAGTAAAAGTTTTCAGGGAATGCAAAAAATCATTCAGGACGGAGCTAGATAA
- the fliF gene encoding flagellar basal-body MS-ring/collar protein FliF — MPNFLNEYLAKFTNFWSDRTVSQRILIGGLAASVVIAFLLMVFWLNQTDYKVLYTKLYTEDASRVVGILQSTKEPYKIEDNGATILVPADRVYDLRLKIAGEGAMHGQGIGYEIFDEVQIGQTDFIQRINYQRALQGELARTISEFPQVERARVHLVLPAKSLFIEEQAEPSASVVLKLKDGEKLSEKQIKGVLNLVVMSVEGLKGQHVTITDMRGQVLYQPEEDGGLGLNVSSSQLQYKAEMESKIEQRIQRLLMPIVGTEKVIAKVNAELDFRQRTIKTEAFDPDSQVARSEQSSGETTKGTANVDGGVPEANFRGDGFTGTATTQESNRETKTTNYEINKEEQQIIVPVGELKRLSVAVVVDGTYEKNAETGEMTYIPRSEEEMERIRELVRSAVGYDSTRGDALEVSNMTFGMQDAFGDEGLMRTMLEYAQRLGKPFLNGLLIFLFLILVVRPVVMALIKPRIAEEDIDEMAGLPEGVERLSLDESDLDEEALDTARKLENAKAQALQLSEKNMDQAVQVLKTWLKQEAA, encoded by the coding sequence ATGCCCAACTTCCTCAATGAGTACTTAGCTAAATTTACAAATTTTTGGTCCGACCGTACAGTATCCCAACGGATTCTCATCGGAGGTTTGGCTGCCTCTGTTGTAATTGCTTTCCTTCTTATGGTCTTCTGGCTCAACCAGACAGACTATAAAGTCCTTTACACCAAACTCTATACTGAAGATGCTTCCCGCGTTGTAGGCATTTTGCAGTCTACTAAAGAACCTTACAAAATTGAGGACAACGGTGCCACAATTCTGGTTCCTGCAGACAGAGTGTATGACCTGCGCCTCAAGATTGCAGGTGAAGGAGCCATGCACGGACAGGGAATCGGTTATGAAATTTTCGATGAAGTGCAGATCGGTCAAACTGACTTCATCCAGCGCATCAACTATCAGCGCGCTCTTCAAGGTGAACTTGCAAGAACAATCAGCGAATTTCCTCAGGTAGAAAGAGCCAGAGTTCATCTTGTACTTCCCGCTAAATCTCTATTTATTGAAGAACAGGCTGAACCATCAGCTTCAGTTGTCTTGAAGCTCAAGGATGGCGAAAAGCTTTCTGAAAAGCAGATCAAGGGTGTCCTTAATCTGGTTGTCATGTCTGTTGAAGGGCTCAAGGGCCAACATGTCACTATTACGGATATGCGTGGGCAAGTTCTGTATCAGCCTGAAGAAGACGGCGGACTGGGCTTAAATGTCAGTTCCAGCCAGCTTCAGTATAAAGCTGAAATGGAAAGTAAAATAGAGCAACGCATTCAGCGGTTGCTTATGCCGATAGTCGGTACAGAAAAAGTTATCGCCAAAGTTAACGCAGAACTCGATTTCAGACAGCGTACTATCAAGACAGAAGCATTTGACCCTGACAGTCAGGTTGCCCGCAGTGAACAGTCAAGCGGAGAAACCACTAAGGGTACTGCCAACGTTGACGGCGGAGTCCCGGAAGCAAATTTCAGAGGTGACGGTTTCACTGGAACAGCCACAACTCAGGAATCAAACCGTGAGACCAAAACAACCAACTATGAAATAAATAAAGAAGAACAGCAGATAATTGTCCCGGTCGGTGAACTCAAAAGATTGAGTGTTGCAGTCGTAGTCGACGGCACATACGAGAAAAATGCTGAGACAGGTGAAATGACATATATCCCGCGTTCCGAAGAAGAAATGGAACGCATCAGAGAATTAGTTCGCTCGGCGGTTGGTTACGATTCCACCCGCGGAGATGCTCTTGAAGTGTCGAATATGACCTTCGGTATGCAGGATGCTTTCGGCGACGAAGGACTCATGCGCACCATGCTTGAATACGCTCAAAGACTCGGAAAGCCTTTCCTTAACGGGCTTCTCATCTTCCTCTTCCTGATCCTTGTAGTACGCCCGGTAGTAATGGCTCTCATCAAACCGCGCATCGCTGAAGAAGACATTGATGAGATGGCAGGACTTCCTGAAGGTGTAGAAAGACTGTCTCTTGATGAAAGTGACCTTGACGAAGAGGCTCTAGATACGGCACGTAAGCTGGAGAACGCCAAGGCTCAGGCTCTGCAACTTTCAGAAAAGAATATGGATCAGGCGGTGCAGGTTCTGAAGACCTGGTTGAAGCAGGAGGCAGCATAA